One Bacteroidota bacterium genomic window carries:
- a CDS encoding outer membrane beta-barrel protein, with amino-acid sequence MLYKLVGFLLLIAISTKMEAQNFKLAFLAGATTSQVSGDNLGGFHKVGIMGGAAVNLRVRDSSFVEMEMIYVQKGSQQGEDLAKGKAFYQLKVDYIEVPLLYKLKRKKLMIEMGASLGYLVHSKVRDILGEFPASSPESRSFKKTEVSVSAGVSYKLGGRIWASWRFSNSLLPIRNHYSGIQYKLNRGQYNTAMYLMLRYEL; translated from the coding sequence ATGTTATACAAATTAGTTGGCTTTTTGTTGTTGATAGCAATTTCTACAAAAATGGAAGCGCAAAATTTTAAGCTTGCATTTTTAGCTGGAGCAACTACAAGTCAGGTTTCGGGCGATAATTTAGGAGGATTTCATAAGGTAGGAATTATGGGTGGAGCTGCGGTTAATTTGCGGGTAAGGGATAGTAGTTTTGTTGAGATGGAAATGATATATGTGCAAAAGGGAAGTCAGCAAGGAGAAGATTTAGCAAAGGGAAAAGCCTTTTATCAATTAAAAGTAGATTATATAGAAGTCCCACTCTTATACAAATTGAAACGGAAAAAACTGATGATTGAAATGGGCGCATCACTTGGGTATTTGGTTCATTCCAAAGTGCGAGATATATTGGGTGAATTTCCTGCTAGTTCACCAGAGTCGCGCTCATTTAAAAAAACAGAAGTGAGTGTAAGTGCTGGTGTTTCGTATAAATTGGGTGGACGAATTTGGGCTAGTTGGCGCTTTAGCAATTCGCTGCTTCCAATAAGAAATCATTATAGCGGTATACAGTATAAATTAAACCGTGGGCAATACAATACAGCTATGTATTTGATGTTGCGTTATGAACTATAA
- the rsmH gene encoding 16S rRNA (cytosine(1402)-N(4))-methyltransferase RsmH: MMYHQPVLLNECIEGLKIDPNGTYVDVTYGGGGHSKAILAQLKGGRLIAFDQDEAAEKNKADTSKLIFVRQNFKYLKNYLRLHNALPVNGILADLGVSSHQFDTAERGFSTRFEAELDMRMDTNSQKSAKMVLNEFSEEQLKEIFKVYGEIPNASKLAYRIVHERKLKPINKVSELKNIIAPLVTRGKENQYLAQVFQALRIEVNNEMQVLKELLVQSLEVLDKGGRLVVISYHSLEDRLVKHFMRKGKFEGEVEKDFFGNSLVPFELITKKPIIPGAAEMEQNTRSRSAKLRIAEKL; this comes from the coding sequence ATGATGTACCACCAACCCGTTCTTTTAAATGAATGTATTGAAGGTTTGAAAATCGACCCCAATGGTACTTATGTGGATGTTACCTATGGCGGTGGAGGGCATTCAAAAGCAATACTTGCCCAACTTAAAGGTGGGCGATTAATAGCTTTTGATCAGGATGAAGCAGCTGAGAAAAATAAAGCTGATACAAGCAAATTAATTTTTGTGAGACAAAATTTTAAGTACCTCAAAAATTATTTGCGCCTGCACAATGCTTTACCGGTAAACGGAATTTTGGCCGACTTAGGAGTTTCAAGTCATCAGTTTGATACTGCCGAGCGAGGTTTTTCAACCCGCTTTGAAGCTGAGCTTGATATGCGTATGGATACCAATTCGCAAAAGTCAGCAAAGATGGTATTGAATGAATTTTCGGAAGAGCAATTGAAGGAAATTTTTAAAGTGTATGGTGAAATTCCGAATGCCTCAAAACTTGCTTACCGAATTGTACATGAGCGAAAGTTGAAACCTATTAACAAGGTAAGTGAGTTGAAAAATATAATTGCTCCTTTGGTAACAAGAGGTAAAGAGAATCAATATTTAGCGCAGGTTTTTCAGGCTTTGCGGATTGAAGTAAATAATGAAATGCAAGTTTTAAAGGAGTTGTTGGTACAAAGTTTAGAAGTGCTCGATAAAGGTGGACGATTGGTAGTGATTTCTTATCACTCTTTGGAAGACAGATTGGTAAAGCATTTTATGAGGAAAGGAAAGTTTGAAGGAGAAGTGGAGAAAGATTTTTTTGGAAATAGTTTAGTTCCGTTTGAACTGATTACGAAAAAACCAATTATTCCGGGAGCCGCAGAAATGGAACAAAATACAAGATCAAGAAGTGCAAAATTAAGAATAGCAGAAAAATTATAA
- the queG gene encoding tRNA epoxyqueuosine(34) reductase QueG, with product MSSPLSNTQLIKTEAKRLGFDYCGISKAGFLEEEAPRLESWLKENRHGKMHYMENYFDKRLDPRLLVDDAKSVISLLLNYYPSDEQQDETAPKISKYAYGNDYHEVIKTKLRALHEFIFEKIGEVGGRAFVDSAPVMDKAWAKKSGLGWIGKNANLISPKNGSFFFIAELIVDIELEYDGAIKDYCGTCTRCIDACPTEAITEPHKVDGSKCISYFTIELKDAIPQTMKGKFQNWAFGCDVCQDVCPWNRFSTPHNEPLLAPNRALLDMRKNEWEEITLDVFQKVFKNSAVKRTKYEGLIRNLKFLKQNV from the coding sequence GTGTCTTCACCTTTAAGCAATACACAACTAATTAAAACGGAAGCTAAACGCTTGGGCTTCGACTATTGCGGAATTTCAAAAGCCGGCTTTTTGGAAGAGGAAGCTCCTCGTCTTGAAAGTTGGTTAAAAGAAAACAGACACGGGAAAATGCACTACATGGAGAATTATTTTGATAAGCGCTTAGACCCTCGTCTGCTTGTTGATGATGCTAAATCAGTAATTTCCCTTTTACTAAACTACTATCCTTCGGATGAACAACAGGATGAAACTGCTCCCAAAATTTCAAAATACGCGTATGGCAATGATTACCATGAAGTGATTAAAACAAAATTAAGGGCATTGCATGAATTTATTTTTGAAAAAATTGGCGAGGTGGGTGGAAGAGCTTTTGTTGATTCAGCTCCGGTAATGGATAAAGCCTGGGCTAAAAAAAGTGGACTTGGTTGGATTGGTAAAAATGCCAATTTAATAAGCCCAAAAAATGGTTCCTTCTTTTTTATTGCTGAATTAATTGTTGATATAGAATTGGAATACGATGGTGCAATTAAAGACTATTGTGGTACTTGCACACGTTGCATCGATGCATGTCCTACCGAGGCTATAACCGAACCTCATAAAGTTGATGGAAGTAAATGTATTTCCTATTTTACTATAGAATTAAAAGACGCAATACCTCAGACAATGAAAGGTAAATTTCAAAATTGGGCGTTCGGCTGCGATGTATGTCAGGATGTTTGTCCTTGGAACCGCTTTTCGACTCCACACAACGAACCTTTATTAGCGCCCAATAGAGCTTTACTGGATATGCGTAAAAATGAATGGGAAGAAATTACACTTGATGTTTTTCAAAAAGTATTTAAGAATTCGGCCGTAAAACGAACCAAATACGAAGGCTTAATTCGTAACCTAAAATTTCTTAAACAAAACGTCTGA
- a CDS encoding T9SS type A sorting domain-containing protein, producing MKKIIIVIFCVVIYTNYSSAQISFENWYPTINEYGIRCVSDNNGGYLIGLEGGYNNGSPSTECIVRINSIGDTIWVARVNFPDRAIFGKIALSPEGDYVGVGTVYNANGELDTWVMRVDSSSGNVLSQFIVPTSIYSGGAINITGIQFLANKHLMISSAYPGNIVIICDSLGSIIKSSNFGTSYPYSGNLFKYDSNFLLLTYQSFPIPIYNQCRALIINDSLDTISSVKLQLDSVHSNFGNSFLLPDKKILSQGAYGNTMQFGLGVSLNDSLGNLLIEKRTSINIPPSSNVYVPRITSTVSGGFYFGGYVTLPGNQYPLAFATKYNAQFDSVWTKYYGDSVDTRIEHFFTLPDETFFAAGRQIRNNGTQLGVYYLKTDTLGNVSTAISQHKKEENYLHIYPNPSSSYTGIHYIGNATNFLVISNEQGQIIYKKQVAGQDSREVINTSQFITGTYLCSIVSNYGRIEVTKKLIVAR from the coding sequence ATGAAAAAAATTATAATAGTAATTTTTTGTGTCGTAATCTATACAAATTATTCGTCCGCTCAGATTTCTTTCGAAAATTGGTATCCAACTATTAATGAATATGGGATTAGATGTGTGAGTGACAATAATGGTGGATATCTTATTGGTTTAGAAGGTGGATACAATAATGGTTCACCTTCAACTGAATGTATTGTTAGAATTAACAGTATTGGTGATACAATTTGGGTAGCACGAGTTAATTTTCCGGATAGAGCTATTTTTGGAAAAATTGCGCTGTCACCAGAAGGAGATTATGTTGGTGTAGGAACAGTTTATAATGCTAATGGTGAACTAGATACTTGGGTGATGCGAGTGGATAGCAGCAGCGGGAATGTACTTTCTCAATTTATTGTTCCTACATCAATATACAGCGGTGGGGCCATAAACATCACCGGTATACAATTTTTAGCAAATAAGCATTTGATGATTTCATCAGCTTATCCGGGCAACATAGTTATTATTTGTGATAGTTTGGGTTCAATTATTAAGTCATCAAATTTTGGAACATCTTATCCCTATTCCGGAAATTTATTTAAATACGATTCGAACTTTCTATTGTTAACCTACCAATCCTTTCCAATTCCAATTTACAATCAATGCAGAGCGCTAATAATCAATGACAGTCTGGATACTATTTCATCTGTGAAATTGCAGTTGGATTCGGTTCATTCAAACTTTGGAAATTCATTTTTGTTGCCCGATAAAAAAATACTATCACAAGGCGCTTATGGGAATACTATGCAGTTTGGGCTTGGCGTTTCACTAAACGATTCATTGGGAAACCTATTAATTGAGAAGCGCACTTCCATTAATATACCCCCTTCTTCCAATGTGTATGTTCCTAGAATCACATCAACAGTTTCAGGTGGATTTTATTTTGGGGGCTATGTTACCCTGCCTGGGAACCAATATCCTTTAGCATTTGCAACAAAGTACAATGCTCAATTCGATTCTGTTTGGACCAAGTATTATGGTGATTCAGTTGATACACGAATTGAACACTTTTTTACTTTACCTGATGAAACATTTTTTGCAGCAGGAAGACAGATTCGAAATAATGGAACTCAATTAGGCGTTTACTATCTAAAAACAGACACATTAGGAAATGTTTCAACTGCAATTAGTCAACATAAAAAGGAGGAAAATTATTTACATATTTATCCTAATCCTTCGAGCAGTTACACAGGTATACATTACATTGGCAATGCAACTAACTTCTTAGTAATCTCTAACGAACAAGGTCAAATTATTTACAAAAAGCAAGTAGCTGGTCAAGATTCGAGGGAGGTAATTAACACTTCACAATTTATCACCGGAACTTATTTATGCAGCATAGTAAGCAACTATGGAAGAATAGAAGTTACCAAAAAACTAATAGTTGCAAGATAG
- a CDS encoding UbiX family flavin prenyltransferase, which translates to MEKQKLVVAITGASGAVYAKVLLDKLQKLSTQLSEVGIVMSDNAKDVWKFELQNSNYENLPYKVYSQGDFFAPFASGSSRYSSMIICPCSMGTLARIASGISNDLTTRAADVMLKERRKLILITRDTPLSLIHINNMKTVTEAGGIICPASPSFYSLPKTFEELAATVVNRAIDLAGLQQDSYRWGEVKE; encoded by the coding sequence ATGGAAAAGCAAAAATTGGTTGTTGCAATAACCGGTGCCAGTGGTGCTGTTTATGCAAAAGTGTTGTTGGATAAATTGCAGAAACTTTCGACACAATTATCAGAGGTTGGAATTGTAATGAGTGATAATGCAAAAGATGTTTGGAAATTTGAATTGCAAAATTCGAACTACGAAAATCTGCCTTATAAAGTGTATTCACAAGGTGATTTTTTTGCTCCATTTGCTTCAGGTTCGTCAAGGTATTCGAGCATGATTATTTGTCCATGCAGTATGGGAACATTGGCGCGCATTGCATCCGGTATTTCAAATGATTTAACAACAAGGGCAGCAGATGTAATGTTGAAGGAGCGACGAAAATTAATTTTAATAACACGCGATACTCCACTGAGTTTGATCCACATTAACAATATGAAAACAGTAACGGAAGCAGGCGGAATAATTTGTCCTGCCAGTCCATCATTTTATAGCCTTCCAAAAACCTTTGAAGAACTTGCAGCCACAGTTGTAAATAGAGCAATAGATTTGGCCGGGTTACAACAAGATTCGTATCGTTGGGGTGAAGTGAAGGAATAG
- a CDS encoding T9SS type A sorting domain-containing protein, with translation MKKSYISNGCTNLNLTPPPTRISVLENGDFRYCEFFNKVLPFILFCFSISYLPLNAQSLPPSGKFRGMYVSCGDELIRELYGTVNSAVVSPVLDMTIGTTCTTKINRDLLNYAHDNNITYIALYGMSTVVGLNKYDLSIKEFLLKAHTLFSGYRIEVGVVVSNLPFVDMAAANKNFITSNFYFPFSGQLDCGAKVLPGLNSWTTIPDSIINPPNRNELNNAADYRRLERSEMIKQILAVKSYTYFAFGKTRNSPTLSDEGGEDEDVDSSSADRILQPVNQDILFDYLSLEYEYWNAGLIDKKVNNTTNTYLFDHNDINLTPDRIVWDNFRDIVWAMAIATKDMCWYTKMEMELTLKTPRDQNSITPLSLNFTPLTSNNVDDPYPSFPLPTDKQAQFINYYFHRCLTNDYVLNYTFGDDLLSRTAHEVYWLGANPAQGSVAKVVPLFSAATAGEQKHCFGIGQTTTVGTTTSPENWPQSFMGPVLASSTPTITMGNIEADYMSQTASGYTQLTMQTHPNETAIGPVVIPAADFQTNTGFMWFNYSTLYNNNTSNTPQNHTYHREMQVNYSTSSNILNIGLAELNSNCVLSITDMLGRNIEKFELKENSSAISLSHLSYGLYNVTIVSNGNCLINKKIVVNP, from the coding sequence ATGAAAAAATCTTATATTTCCAATGGGTGCACCAACTTGAACTTAACTCCCCCCCCTACAAGAATAAGTGTTTTAGAAAACGGTGATTTCAGGTACTGCGAGTTTTTTAATAAGGTACTCCCTTTTATTTTGTTTTGTTTTAGTATCAGCTACCTTCCATTGAATGCCCAGTCGTTACCTCCAAGTGGAAAATTTAGAGGTATGTATGTTAGTTGTGGTGATGAGCTAATTCGTGAACTTTATGGAACAGTTAATAGTGCTGTTGTTTCGCCTGTTCTTGATATGACCATCGGTACAACTTGTACCACCAAAATAAATAGAGATTTATTAAATTATGCACACGATAATAACATAACTTATATTGCTCTTTATGGCATGAGTACAGTTGTAGGATTAAATAAATATGATTTATCCATTAAAGAATTTTTATTAAAAGCACATACTCTATTTAGCGGTTATAGAATTGAAGTTGGAGTGGTAGTTTCCAATTTACCATTTGTAGATATGGCAGCTGCAAATAAGAATTTTATAACATCAAACTTTTATTTCCCATTTAGCGGTCAACTCGATTGTGGTGCCAAGGTATTGCCAGGGCTAAACTCTTGGACGACAATTCCAGATAGTATAATAAACCCACCAAACAGAAATGAACTCAATAATGCGGCTGATTATCGCAGGCTCGAACGTTCTGAAATGATAAAACAAATATTGGCTGTAAAATCGTATACTTATTTTGCATTTGGTAAAACAAGGAATTCACCAACTTTATCTGACGAAGGAGGTGAAGATGAAGATGTTGATTCATCCTCAGCGGACAGAATTTTGCAACCGGTAAACCAAGATATTTTATTTGATTATTTAAGTTTGGAATATGAATATTGGAATGCAGGGCTGATTGATAAAAAAGTTAATAACACTACTAATACTTACTTATTTGATCATAATGACATAAACTTAACACCAGACCGGATAGTTTGGGACAATTTTAGGGACATTGTTTGGGCAATGGCAATAGCAACCAAAGATATGTGCTGGTATACAAAAATGGAAATGGAACTTACTTTAAAAACTCCAAGAGACCAAAATTCCATTACACCATTAAGCCTGAATTTTACTCCTTTAACATCCAACAATGTTGACGATCCATATCCTTCTTTCCCTCTACCAACAGATAAACAAGCTCAGTTTATTAATTATTATTTTCATCGTTGCCTTACCAATGATTATGTGTTGAATTATACTTTTGGCGATGATTTGCTTTCGCGAACCGCACATGAAGTTTATTGGTTGGGTGCTAATCCGGCGCAAGGTTCAGTTGCTAAAGTTGTTCCTTTATTTTCGGCGGCAACTGCAGGTGAACAAAAACACTGTTTTGGTATAGGTCAAACAACTACTGTTGGTACAACAACATCACCCGAAAACTGGCCTCAGTCTTTTATGGGACCGGTGTTGGCATCAAGCACCCCAACTATAACAATGGGCAATATCGAAGCTGATTACATGTCGCAAACTGCAAGTGGATATACACAATTAACAATGCAAACTCATCCAAATGAAACAGCCATAGGTCCAGTTGTAATTCCGGCAGCCGATTTCCAAACTAACACAGGATTCATGTGGTTCAATTATTCAACGCTTTACAACAACAATACATCAAATACACCTCAAAATCATACCTATCACCGCGAAATGCAAGTTAACTATTCAACTAGTTCAAATATTCTCAATATTGGGTTGGCTGAACTTAATAGTAACTGCGTCTTATCTATCACAGACATGCTAGGTAGAAATATTGAAAAATTTGAATTGAAGGAAAATTCATCTGCTATTTCGTTGAGCCACTTGAGTTATGGTTTGTACAATGTAACTATTGTAAGTAATGGAAATTGCTTGATTAATAAAAAAATTGTTGTTAATCCTTAA
- a CDS encoding fibronectin type III domain-containing protein: MKTHKQLLNLAFSLILLFASKSYAQNYSYKGMYVYTLDSILNDASGKTQDVLLRYCRDSSINALTLSVGALNLHTNPSYVTKLASFMKKAKSRYGIKYFSAVFSDYTTLINEIRFYQNSRTDSLEKFSYYNYEFEYWNNNFYTATGTGETDYCTKYLQPEGFSCDSVGAWNYFKKYIKKVDSLAQADNILSSLYIGVKSKDTLKNRFIANTVDLIMIACYKSSPTDLYQTNTTGKLTAFSKANHKVNVIPIFSSLSQSASENLKIWLKVPPTGKHAESSAMPYFMSEYNDPANLSTAVRSKLNIIGYQWFKYGGMPKDSTFTAITLTPIGLGATPSNTGATLSWSTISNATQYTVWYSPATSFNWTKTTVNSASVAINGLTSDSPYQFLVYAKTNNGTTASSLVYHFTTTSTQTTNCAQATGLSTTAIGATTCTLNWNTVNGATSYTVRYKATTVNTWLTLAVTTNSIALNNLTANTAYEFQVQTNCTSGNISDYTASTLFNTTALPCLAPGNIGSSSITSTTATISWTAATGASSYALEYKTLTGTTWQTLNTTALNKLISSLSAATTYNYRLQSVCNTTLSVYSSNYQFTTSTAVSTCAVPTGLAANSVSSTSALISWTDAGGGTTYKIQYHKLGSSVWTSKTVNGLSYTLSSLKSSTNYEVKIQRICSTNLSSSYSSLLSFKTLSSAAKVAAKTTALRSNQGITLQWNANDEVSNGYYLLEKSEDGIEFEPFRKILAEADHFNGSIYEIIDDSYVYEVQQNSVWYKLSLVDENGNQLELDILEVKPRNEFENIFNIFPNPNSGEQINLTLQLQQKEELLVVLIDMLGNQVYSKVIITNDNGSVATAINPSQELAKGCYQVIGYSSTKILSQKLIIQ; this comes from the coding sequence ATGAAAACACACAAACAACTTCTCAACTTAGCGTTCTCCTTAATCTTGCTTTTTGCTTCAAAAAGTTACGCGCAAAACTACAGCTATAAAGGAATGTATGTGTATACACTGGATTCTATTTTAAACGATGCCAGCGGTAAAACACAAGATGTATTGTTGCGTTATTGTCGCGACAGCTCAATAAACGCACTCACATTGAGTGTTGGCGCACTTAATTTACATACCAATCCAAGTTACGTAACAAAATTGGCTTCCTTTATGAAAAAAGCTAAATCACGTTATGGCATAAAGTACTTTTCAGCTGTTTTTTCTGATTACACTACTTTAATCAACGAAATTCGCTTTTATCAAAATAGTCGCACAGATTCACTTGAAAAATTTTCGTACTACAATTACGAATTTGAGTACTGGAATAATAATTTTTACACAGCTACAGGAACCGGTGAAACGGATTATTGTACTAAATATTTACAACCCGAAGGATTTAGTTGCGATTCAGTGGGAGCTTGGAATTATTTCAAGAAATACATTAAAAAAGTGGACTCACTTGCTCAAGCCGATAATATTTTATCCTCCTTATATATCGGTGTAAAAAGTAAAGACACATTAAAAAATCGCTTTATTGCAAACACAGTTGATTTAATCATGATAGCCTGTTATAAATCATCCCCAACAGACTTATATCAAACTAACACCACCGGAAAATTAACTGCTTTTTCAAAAGCAAATCATAAAGTAAATGTTATTCCAATCTTTAGCAGCTTGAGTCAAAGTGCAAGCGAAAATTTAAAAATTTGGTTAAAAGTACCGCCCACCGGTAAACATGCTGAATCCTCTGCTATGCCCTACTTCATGAGCGAATACAACGATCCCGCAAATTTGAGCACAGCAGTACGTAGCAAGCTAAACATTATAGGATATCAATGGTTTAAATATGGAGGAATGCCTAAAGATTCAACCTTTACGGCCATCACGCTTACTCCAATAGGTTTAGGAGCAACTCCTTCCAACACCGGGGCTACACTCTCTTGGTCAACAATTTCCAATGCTACACAGTATACAGTTTGGTATAGTCCTGCAACTAGTTTTAACTGGACTAAAACCACAGTAAACTCAGCTTCTGTCGCAATCAATGGACTAACCTCAGATAGTCCTTATCAATTTTTAGTTTATGCAAAAACCAACAATGGAACTACAGCCAGTTCTCTTGTGTATCACTTTACAACCACATCAACTCAAACTACAAATTGTGCACAAGCTACTGGTTTATCCACAACTGCAATTGGTGCAACAACGTGTACATTAAATTGGAATACGGTAAATGGGGCCACCTCTTATACAGTAAGGTATAAAGCGACTACAGTAAATACTTGGCTTACACTTGCTGTTACAACTAACTCAATTGCGTTGAATAATTTAACAGCTAATACAGCTTATGAGTTCCAGGTACAAACAAATTGCACAAGTGGTAACATTAGTGATTATACTGCTTCCACTCTATTCAACACAACTGCGCTACCTTGTTTAGCACCCGGAAATATTGGATCGAGCTCTATAACTTCAACAACTGCTACTATTTCATGGACTGCAGCCACAGGGGCAAGCAGTTATGCGCTTGAATATAAAACCTTGACAGGAACTACCTGGCAAACATTAAATACTACAGCACTAAACAAACTGATAAGTTCACTTAGCGCAGCAACAACTTACAATTATCGTTTGCAATCAGTTTGTAATACAACGCTAAGTGTATACAGTAGCAATTATCAATTTACTACCTCTACCGCTGTTTCAACATGTGCCGTTCCTACCGGTTTAGCGGCGAACTCTGTATCCTCAACTTCAGCGCTCATATCTTGGACAGATGCTGGAGGTGGAACAACTTATAAAATTCAGTACCATAAATTAGGCTCATCGGTTTGGACTTCCAAAACTGTTAATGGACTTTCTTATACGCTTAGTTCATTAAAGTCTTCTACCAATTATGAAGTAAAAATTCAACGTATTTGCAGTACGAATTTAAGTAGTTCTTACAGCAGTTTATTGAGCTTTAAAACACTTAGTTCAGCTGCAAAAGTTGCCGCCAAAACCACTGCATTACGCAGCAATCAAGGAATCACACTACAATGGAATGCAAATGACGAAGTTTCAAATGGCTATTATTTACTTGAGAAATCGGAAGATGGAATTGAATTTGAACCTTTTCGAAAAATTTTAGCAGAAGCTGATCATTTCAATGGTTCAATTTACGAAATTATCGACGATAGCTATGTGTACGAAGTTCAACAAAATTCTGTTTGGTACAAACTTTCATTAGTTGATGAAAATGGAAATCAACTGGAGCTTGATATACTAGAAGTGAAACCAAGAAATGAATTTGAAAATATATTTAACATCTTTCCTAATCCTAATTCCGGAGAACAAATTAATTTGACATTACAGCTTCAACAAAAAGAAGAACTGTTGGTAGTTTTAATCGACATGTTAGGAAATCAAGTTTACTCAAAAGTGATCATTACAAACGACAACGGATCAGTGGCAACTGCAATAAATCCTTCACAAGAGCTTGCAAAAGGCTGTTATCAGGTAATTGGCTATTCTTCTACCAAAATTTTGAGTCAAAAACTAATTATTCAATAA
- the mraZ gene encoding division/cell wall cluster transcriptional repressor MraZ produces MTNYIGEFQCTMDVKGRVMMPAGLYKQFPTELREKFVINRSVFQKCLVLYPMDAWEEIVRDLSKLNRFRKENDDFIRQYTNGASTVELDATNRFLLPKHLAEFAKIKKDIVLTSSLNKIEIWSDKAYKDVMKGYDPDAFAQLAEKVMGGNSQQEN; encoded by the coding sequence ATGACGAACTACATAGGCGAATTTCAGTGTACGATGGATGTGAAGGGAAGAGTGATGATGCCGGCCGGGTTGTATAAACAATTTCCGACTGAGTTGCGGGAAAAATTTGTGATAAACCGAAGTGTTTTTCAAAAATGTTTGGTGCTGTATCCGATGGATGCTTGGGAAGAAATAGTGCGCGATTTGAGTAAGCTCAACCGATTTCGCAAAGAGAACGACGATTTTATTCGTCAGTATACGAATGGGGCTAGCACGGTTGAATTGGATGCAACAAATCGTTTTTTGCTACCAAAACATTTGGCTGAGTTTGCAAAAATTAAAAAAGATATAGTGCTCACATCGAGCTTAAATAAAATTGAAATATGGTCAGACAAAGCCTATAAGGATGTTATGAAAGGCTACGATCCTGATGCATTTGCACAGCTTGCAGAGAAAGTAATGGGTGGTAATTCTCAGCAAGAAAATTAA